The following proteins are co-located in the Polystyrenella longa genome:
- a CDS encoding sulfite exporter TauE/SafE family protein → MTNQVQSSALKEGARSSSSSLKQPSGRRWPFGLWLAVFYTVWLGIVITGDYWETVFSHWPIALSMAFGSYIAGSTPMGGGTVGFPVLVLLFDMPGSLGRNFGLAVQSIGMVSAGIYILSARRPVDWGLLRPAFIGALIGTPLGAATVAPFVPDLWVKLTFAIVWCSFGILHVMKINELVAVQGENDRWRSQDRVIGFGIGVFGGVVASVTGVGIDMIVYAVLVLLYRADLKIAIPTSVILMAVASVIGIASNAMLSRINPGLYYLDPEVFANWLAAAPVVALGAPLGALVVDRISRKPTLLIVSFLCIMQFIWTIINEGVTGFALVGAILAVLAVNFGFHVMYQWGRGEKIIEEDVLEPSSHVKVETASEDISS, encoded by the coding sequence ATGACCAATCAAGTTCAATCCAGTGCTTTAAAGGAAGGGGCACGTAGTTCTTCCAGTTCCCTGAAACAACCTTCCGGACGACGGTGGCCATTCGGGTTATGGCTGGCGGTGTTCTACACCGTCTGGCTCGGCATCGTGATCACGGGTGATTATTGGGAGACGGTTTTTTCGCACTGGCCCATCGCTTTGTCGATGGCATTCGGCTCTTACATCGCCGGGTCAACACCGATGGGAGGCGGAACAGTGGGCTTCCCTGTCCTGGTTTTGCTGTTTGATATGCCCGGTTCCCTGGGAAGAAACTTCGGCCTTGCGGTGCAGTCGATCGGTATGGTTTCGGCTGGCATCTACATTCTTTCCGCCCGTCGTCCAGTGGATTGGGGTCTGTTGCGACCGGCCTTTATAGGTGCATTAATAGGAACTCCTCTCGGTGCCGCGACTGTCGCCCCCTTCGTTCCCGATTTGTGGGTCAAGCTGACCTTCGCCATCGTCTGGTGCAGCTTTGGAATCCTGCATGTTATGAAAATCAACGAGCTGGTGGCTGTTCAGGGAGAGAACGATCGCTGGCGTAGCCAGGACCGCGTCATTGGTTTTGGTATCGGCGTTTTCGGCGGTGTGGTCGCCTCAGTCACGGGTGTCGGGATCGATATGATCGTTTATGCAGTTCTCGTCCTGTTGTACCGGGCCGACTTAAAGATCGCGATTCCGACCTCCGTTATTCTGATGGCCGTTGCTTCGGTAATCGGCATTGCCTCAAACGCCATGCTCTCCCGCATCAATCCGGGACTGTATTATCTCGATCCAGAGGTCTTCGCCAACTGGCTGGCAGCCGCTCCTGTCGTCGCATTGGGAGCCCCGTTGGGCGCTCTCGTTGTCGATCGTATTTCTCGCAAACCGACGCTACTGATCGTCTCGTTCCTCTGCATTATGCAATTCATCTGGACCATCATTAACGAGGGGGTCACCGGGTTCGCTCTGGTGGGGGCGATCCTCGCCGTGCTGGCAGTCAACTTCGGTTTCCACGTTATGTATCAGTGGGGACGTGGCGAAAAAATCATTGAGGAAGATGTTCTGGAGCCCTCTAGCCACGTCAAAGTCGAAACCGCGAGCGAGGACATCTCCTCTTGA
- a CDS encoding PHD finger domain-containing protein, translating into MSLGMTSTYDENKNMELMTCPKCNAPLKEDDINKEMGAAQCTYCDTWIRLDEQGLHLQDPLREAPVDGLPIPDNIQFNRNSHELEIVVKSLLPIAKVAGVGSVMFIVVPLIFLGMITFFILSSPFPPVFAIIPVSMGLMALFTMRKVQKVFQHIGNDQVVKVEKHGDLYCQKPILGSEQPIIPVREIQQLYCTSIEKFRSRDSRRSRSHFMNSIFAVNALTRDNNSTVVISNLTKRNDAILIERHIEEFLGIPPGKVPGEIE; encoded by the coding sequence ATGTCACTTGGAATGACCTCGACCTACGACGAGAACAAAAACATGGAATTGATGACCTGCCCGAAATGCAATGCGCCTCTGAAGGAGGACGACATTAATAAAGAAATGGGGGCGGCCCAATGTACTTACTGCGACACTTGGATTCGTCTCGACGAGCAAGGCCTCCACTTACAAGACCCACTGCGGGAGGCGCCCGTCGACGGCCTGCCCATTCCAGACAATATTCAGTTCAATCGGAATTCGCATGAACTGGAAATCGTTGTGAAGTCACTACTACCCATCGCGAAAGTGGCCGGGGTTGGCTCGGTCATGTTCATCGTCGTTCCGCTGATCTTTCTCGGCATGATTACCTTTTTCATCTTAAGTTCTCCCTTCCCTCCCGTTTTTGCCATCATACCCGTTTCCATGGGACTGATGGCTTTGTTCACGATGCGAAAGGTACAGAAAGTCTTCCAACATATCGGCAACGATCAGGTGGTCAAAGTCGAGAAACATGGAGACCTGTACTGCCAGAAACCAATCCTCGGTTCAGAACAACCGATCATCCCTGTCCGAGAGATCCAACAACTGTACTGCACTAGCATCGAGAAATTTAGATCGCGCGATTCCCGAAGAAGCCGGAGTCACTTTATGAATTCGATCTTCGCGGTTAACGCACTCACCCGGGACAACAACTCCACCGTGGTGATCTCTAACCTGACGAAGCGAAATGACGCGATCTTAATCGAGCGTCACATCGAAGAATTTCTCGGCATCCCGCCTGGAAAGGTACCGGGCGAGATCGAGTAA
- a CDS encoding MBL fold metallo-hydrolase, which produces MIERLELFPNVIEMNYQGRRRLGCCVYLVFHESDWMLIDIGYEDTTDEIIEMIRKLDFPLANCKYLVATHADVDHIQGLKRAKELLPNSKIVGHPDTAEALSRGDRVITYAEIEAQGISIDLPKIEIDEQINEGDKLTLGSLEIEVWHTPGHTNGQLAFRLENLLFSGDNIYRDGCVGNIDAHHGSDIPDFIESLKRIKSSNIEWLLPSHGPVFRKNDEQLQKTIERLTEYQHMADFGTCAVDWPLLEEWDKELLEGFDPDKA; this is translated from the coding sequence ATGATTGAACGCCTGGAACTTTTTCCCAACGTCATTGAGATGAACTATCAAGGCCGCCGCCGACTCGGGTGCTGCGTCTATCTGGTATTTCATGAATCCGACTGGATGCTGATTGATATCGGTTACGAAGACACCACCGACGAAATCATCGAGATGATCCGGAAACTCGATTTTCCGCTTGCTAATTGCAAATATCTCGTGGCGACCCATGCGGATGTCGACCACATTCAAGGTTTGAAACGGGCCAAAGAACTACTGCCCAACTCCAAAATTGTCGGCCACCCCGACACGGCAGAGGCGCTCTCTCGGGGCGATCGCGTAATTACTTACGCCGAGATCGAAGCGCAGGGAATTTCCATCGATCTTCCCAAGATCGAAATCGATGAGCAAATTAACGAGGGCGACAAATTAACGCTGGGATCGCTCGAAATCGAAGTCTGGCATACGCCCGGACACACCAATGGCCAACTCGCATTCCGTCTGGAAAATCTCCTCTTTTCGGGCGACAACATCTATCGCGACGGATGCGTCGGTAACATCGACGCCCACCATGGTTCGGACATTCCCGATTTCATCGAGTCGCTGAAACGGATCAAATCGAGTAACATTGAATGGTTGCTTCCCAGTCATGGTCCAGTTTTCCGCAAAAATGATGAACAACTGCAAAAAACGATCGAACGGTTGACAGAGTATCAGCATATGGCTGATTTCGGCACCTGCGCCGTCGACTGGCCCTTACTCGAAGAGTGGGATAAAGAGCTGCTCGAAGGGTTTGATCCCGATAAGGCCTAA
- a CDS encoding SET domain-containing protein-lysine N-methyltransferase, translating to MSFKQSEWVKVKKVKGKGRGIFARKFIPEGTVIEKVPVLVMQAEDTYGTFIEDYVFEWGKDTVALALGYGSLYNHSYKANCRYEDVGRQSKAYIAERDIEKGEEVTINYNGSPNDKTRMAFDVK from the coding sequence ATGAGCTTCAAACAATCGGAGTGGGTCAAAGTCAAAAAGGTGAAAGGGAAGGGCCGCGGAATCTTTGCGCGGAAGTTTATCCCTGAAGGAACTGTCATCGAGAAAGTCCCCGTGCTGGTCATGCAGGCGGAAGATACCTACGGAACGTTCATCGAAGACTACGTCTTTGAATGGGGTAAAGATACAGTCGCGCTGGCGCTGGGGTATGGTTCGCTCTACAACCATTCCTACAAAGCGAACTGCCGCTACGAAGATGTCGGACGCCAGTCTAAAGCCTACATCGCGGAACGAGACATAGAAAAAGGGGAAGAAGTCACCATCAACTACAACGGCTCCCCCAACGACAAAACTCGCATGGCCTTCGACGTGAAGTAA
- the hemW gene encoding radical SAM family heme chaperone HemW gives MNEFTPTSLASPARLGKDVPRSAYIHVPFCVHRCGYCDFTLIAGRDQLMDDYLIALEKELERQVKTRREIDTLFLGGGTPSHLTLPVLEKLFSLLNEWFELAPGYEFSMEVNPAGLLVEKIDLFRAAGINRISLGLQSFDNEILKTLERDHNRNDIERVVEQLQDRFENISFDLIFGVPGESVALWKETLSRAVSLAPPHISTYGLTFEKGTDFWIRRERGELRQHTEEVEQEMYRMSMEYLPEQGYDQYEISNFAKPGFTCRHNQVYWNGASYFGLGPGAARYLDGVRTTNHRSVLTWLKRTLAGECGDGESEELNPEEKARELAVIQLRTTAGIPLKEFELRSSYDLLELSRSVIDKYHQAGWLEVTDEVVRLTPEGRFVADTLVVDFL, from the coding sequence ATGAATGAATTTACGCCGACTTCACTGGCTTCACCCGCCCGATTGGGGAAAGACGTACCGAGATCGGCTTACATTCATGTTCCTTTCTGTGTGCATCGTTGTGGTTATTGCGATTTCACTTTGATCGCTGGCCGTGATCAGCTCATGGACGATTACCTGATCGCTCTCGAAAAGGAACTCGAGCGGCAAGTAAAAACTCGTCGAGAAATCGACACCCTCTTTCTGGGCGGTGGTACTCCGTCGCATCTGACGTTGCCGGTGCTGGAAAAACTCTTTTCGCTGCTGAATGAATGGTTCGAACTCGCACCCGGATATGAATTCAGCATGGAAGTGAATCCGGCTGGCCTCCTGGTGGAAAAAATCGATCTGTTCCGAGCGGCGGGCATTAATCGAATCAGTCTTGGTCTTCAGTCGTTTGATAATGAAATTCTCAAAACGCTTGAACGCGATCACAATCGAAATGATATTGAACGGGTCGTCGAGCAGTTGCAGGACCGATTCGAAAACATCTCTTTTGATTTGATCTTCGGCGTCCCCGGTGAGTCGGTCGCTTTGTGGAAAGAAACATTGTCCCGGGCAGTCTCATTAGCTCCACCTCATATCTCCACCTATGGTCTGACGTTTGAGAAAGGGACCGACTTCTGGATACGCCGCGAACGGGGCGAACTGCGGCAACACACCGAGGAAGTCGAACAGGAAATGTATCGTATGTCGATGGAGTATCTGCCGGAGCAGGGGTACGATCAGTACGAGATCTCCAACTTCGCCAAGCCCGGCTTCACCTGCCGCCATAATCAAGTATACTGGAACGGTGCCAGCTACTTTGGTCTGGGGCCCGGAGCCGCCCGCTATCTCGATGGCGTGCGGACGACCAATCATCGCTCCGTCCTGACCTGGCTCAAACGGACTCTGGCTGGAGAATGTGGCGACGGCGAATCGGAAGAATTGAACCCGGAAGAGAAGGCCCGGGAACTAGCAGTCATCCAGTTACGCACGACCGCCGGCATTCCGCTCAAGGAATTTGAGCTTCGCAGCAGTTACGATCTGCTCGAGCTTTCTAGGTCTGTTATCGACAAGTATCACCAGGCTGGCTGGCTGGAGGTGACGGACGAAGTCGTACGCCTAACGCCCGAAGGCCGGTTTGTCGCGGATACGCTGGTTGTTGATTTCTTGTAG
- the metG gene encoding methionine--tRNA ligase → MTNRRILVTAALPYANGHIHIGHLVEYIQTDIWVRFQKLRGHQCLFVCADDTHGTAIMMRARQEGRSEEELIAEMSEAHQADFAKFQIEFDNYGSTNSDSNRKYCNEIWAAHREAGRVVEAEVTRPFDEQEGIFLADRFVKGTCPKCKSPDQYGDNCDKCGSTYTPDELIDPVSTLSGSTPIMKQTTQLFIQIEQLHDFLEQWTQSGEHLQEEVANYLKGHFLGNELRDWDISRPKPYFGFEIPDSTNNCWYVWFDAPIGYIGSTDDWCAAHDQKTEDWWKNPDTEIHHFIGKDITYFHTLFWPAMLKTAGFNLPTKVHIHGFLTVDGEKMSKSKGTFIKASTYEKHIDSTFLRYYFASKLGSRLDDLDLNFQDFTEKVNSDLVGKVVNIASRAAKFISGKTLCDTYPDDGGLFQQAAEEGEQIAKHYEHCEYSQAVRLIMAQADRANKYVEDNQPWVLRKDPEKETELQDVCSVAINLFRQVVVYLSPVLPEIARKTGELLNEPITDWAQSQTPLTGNTVEKYQHMLKRVEEKSITTMVEESKAENEAEAPSPASQWDDSAETLEAEPLAEECTIDDFFKVDLRVARIVEANHVEGADKLLQLTLSLGGDVTRNVFAGIKSAYTPEELVGRLVVCVANLKPRKMRFGMSEGMVAAAGAGGTEIFLLNPDEGAKPGHRVH, encoded by the coding sequence ATGACGAATCGCCGCATCCTGGTAACCGCCGCGTTGCCGTATGCGAACGGACATATTCACATCGGACATCTGGTCGAATACATTCAGACCGATATCTGGGTCCGTTTTCAGAAACTGCGTGGTCATCAATGTCTCTTTGTCTGTGCCGACGATACCCACGGCACCGCCATCATGATGCGCGCCCGACAGGAAGGCCGCAGTGAAGAAGAATTGATCGCCGAAATGAGCGAAGCCCATCAGGCCGACTTCGCCAAATTCCAGATCGAGTTCGATAACTACGGTAGCACTAACAGCGACTCCAACCGGAAATACTGTAACGAAATCTGGGCCGCCCACCGCGAAGCGGGCCGTGTCGTCGAAGCCGAGGTGACCCGACCTTTTGACGAGCAGGAAGGGATCTTCCTCGCGGACCGTTTCGTCAAAGGGACTTGCCCGAAGTGCAAATCACCCGATCAATATGGGGACAATTGCGATAAATGTGGTTCAACCTATACCCCCGATGAACTGATCGACCCGGTGAGTACGCTCTCGGGATCCACACCCATTATGAAACAGACGACGCAGCTGTTCATTCAAATTGAACAGTTGCATGATTTCCTCGAACAGTGGACGCAAAGTGGCGAGCACCTGCAGGAAGAAGTTGCCAATTATCTGAAAGGACACTTCCTCGGAAATGAACTCCGGGACTGGGATATCTCCCGTCCGAAACCGTACTTCGGATTTGAAATCCCTGATAGCACCAACAATTGCTGGTACGTCTGGTTCGATGCTCCAATCGGGTATATCGGTTCAACGGATGACTGGTGTGCCGCCCACGATCAAAAAACAGAAGACTGGTGGAAGAACCCGGACACCGAGATTCACCATTTCATCGGTAAAGACATTACCTACTTCCATACCCTGTTCTGGCCCGCCATGCTGAAGACGGCCGGGTTCAACCTGCCGACCAAGGTACATATTCACGGATTTCTAACCGTGGATGGTGAGAAGATGTCGAAGTCCAAGGGGACGTTCATCAAAGCGTCCACCTACGAGAAACATATCGACAGCACCTTCCTGCGATACTACTTCGCCAGCAAACTCGGCAGCCGGTTGGACGACCTCGACCTGAACTTTCAGGACTTCACCGAGAAGGTCAATTCAGACTTGGTCGGTAAGGTTGTGAACATCGCCTCCCGCGCAGCCAAGTTCATCTCCGGCAAAACACTTTGTGATACCTATCCGGACGATGGCGGCCTGTTCCAGCAGGCGGCGGAAGAAGGGGAACAGATCGCCAAGCATTACGAACACTGCGAGTACTCGCAGGCGGTGCGGCTCATCATGGCGCAGGCCGACCGGGCGAATAAATACGTCGAAGATAACCAGCCCTGGGTCCTGCGAAAAGATCCGGAGAAAGAGACCGAGCTACAGGACGTTTGCTCCGTCGCGATCAACCTGTTTCGTCAGGTCGTCGTCTACCTCTCTCCCGTGCTGCCCGAAATTGCCCGGAAGACGGGCGAATTGTTAAACGAACCTATTACCGACTGGGCCCAGAGCCAGACTCCACTGACGGGGAATACGGTCGAAAAATATCAACATATGCTGAAACGCGTAGAAGAAAAGAGTATCACTACCATGGTTGAAGAAAGCAAAGCCGAAAACGAAGCAGAAGCCCCCTCCCCTGCCAGCCAATGGGACGACAGTGCTGAAACACTCGAAGCGGAACCACTGGCCGAGGAATGCACAATTGACGACTTCTTCAAAGTCGACCTGCGTGTTGCCCGCATCGTTGAAGCGAACCATGTTGAAGGGGCCGACAAACTGCTGCAACTGACTCTCAGCCTGGGGGGCGATGTTACCCGGAACGTCTTCGCCGGAATAAAAAGTGCCTACACACCGGAAGAGCTGGTCGGCCGGTTGGTCGTCTGTGTCGCCAACCTGAAACCTCGCAAAATGCGATTCGGTATGAGCGAAGGCATGGTCGCCGCTGCCGGTGCCGGCGGCACAGAAATCTTCCTGCTCAACCCGGACGAAGGAGCGAAGCCAGGACACCGCGTGCATTAG
- a CDS encoding SprT-like family protein has protein sequence MSQVSSPKQQLYELAAHRGLSGNDFLACSSDIAQSLLAESASCSSEQLERLTASDLKMLFRLYDERCFQGLCHKLVAAEGAKLDFRCSTRMTRAGGKTTRRIYPAKAPWHGKREYEITVSSFLLQDNFYAESRPISVCGFVCEHRLHALQRIMEHEIVHLIEMLLWEGSSCAAKRFQGIASRWFQHREFNHQLITPREKALIDHGVRTGSTVQFDHEGRTWVGVVNRISKRATVLVADRRGERYTDGQRYLKFYVPLSALKRVG, from the coding sequence ATGAGCCAGGTCTCTTCTCCAAAGCAACAACTGTACGAACTGGCCGCACACCGTGGTTTGTCTGGAAATGATTTTCTGGCATGCAGTTCCGATATCGCGCAGTCGCTGTTGGCAGAATCGGCCTCCTGTTCTTCGGAGCAGTTGGAGCGGCTCACGGCCTCCGACTTGAAAATGCTGTTTCGGCTCTACGACGAGCGTTGCTTCCAGGGTTTATGTCACAAGCTGGTCGCGGCCGAGGGTGCCAAGCTCGATTTTCGCTGTTCCACTCGAATGACTCGCGCGGGGGGGAAAACAACCCGTCGCATCTACCCAGCCAAGGCCCCTTGGCACGGAAAACGGGAATACGAAATCACAGTCTCGAGTTTTTTGCTCCAGGACAACTTTTACGCGGAAAGCCGCCCCATTTCCGTATGCGGGTTCGTATGTGAACATCGGCTCCATGCCCTGCAACGAATTATGGAACATGAAATTGTCCACCTGATCGAAATGCTGTTATGGGAAGGCTCCAGCTGTGCCGCGAAACGGTTTCAGGGGATTGCCTCACGGTGGTTTCAGCATCGGGAATTTAATCATCAACTGATCACCCCTCGTGAGAAAGCCTTGATCGATCATGGAGTTCGGACCGGTTCTACCGTACAATTTGATCATGAGGGCCGCACGTGGGTCGGTGTGGTGAACCGCATCAGCAAACGGGCAACTGTCCTCGTCGCCGATCGTCGTGGAGAACGTTACACCGACGGTCAACGGTATCTTAAATTCTACGTTCCGCTCTCCGCACTGAAGCGGGTAGGCTAG
- a CDS encoding MarR family winged helix-turn-helix transcriptional regulator produces the protein MSTPSINPTENLPSFDSTEQEVYLHLWRTYDRLKVVEDELFGRYDLSAQQYNALRLLEAASPEGTRTMELGRQLISRMPDTTRMLDRLEKRGLIKRRRLIDNRRVVEVVITVAGRNLLQEMSQSVVAMHDLQLGHLSPQQQKQLIKLLKLARGPHEDHQCDWL, from the coding sequence ATGTCCACTCCATCGATAAATCCAACGGAAAATCTGCCCTCGTTCGACTCGACCGAGCAAGAGGTCTATCTGCACCTGTGGCGTACCTACGACCGCTTGAAAGTGGTCGAGGACGAGCTTTTCGGTCGCTACGACCTTTCCGCGCAGCAGTACAACGCGCTCCGGTTGCTGGAGGCAGCCTCTCCTGAGGGGACCCGGACGATGGAACTCGGGCGGCAATTGATTTCCCGCATGCCCGACACGACTCGCATGCTGGATCGTTTAGAGAAGCGTGGACTGATTAAGCGTCGGCGTCTAATCGACAACCGCCGTGTTGTGGAAGTGGTGATCACTGTAGCCGGGAGAAACTTACTCCAGGAAATGTCCCAGTCAGTCGTCGCCATGCATGACCTTCAACTCGGGCACCTCAGTCCTCAGCAGCAGAAGCAGCTCATCAAATTGCTCAAACTGGCACGGGGCCCTCACGAAGATCACCAATGTGACTGGCTCTGA
- a CDS encoding phytanoyl-CoA dioxygenase family protein, with amino-acid sequence MVHQSEFSVLPENDQLRQVLRDLRFVPAANPHPEHLTQEQIQQFNKLGYLKGFRVFTTEEMADIRGYFDQLLAKVIAEGGDSYSISTAHRKYGRVWDILTHERITCLVNDLLGPNVIGWGSHFFCKMPHDGKSVAWHQDASYWPLTPSKTATVWLAIDDADVENACMQFLPGSHLHGAIDYRESDQEEGNILNQTVEGVEKFGKPVNVELKAGEISIHSDMLLHGSEANESDRRRCGLTLRYCSAHVRAHLNWNDKGVYVCGTDDSGHWANQPRPAID; translated from the coding sequence ATGGTTCATCAATCCGAATTCTCCGTCCTTCCGGAAAACGACCAATTGCGTCAGGTGCTGCGGGATCTTCGATTCGTTCCCGCCGCGAATCCCCATCCCGAGCATTTGACTCAGGAACAGATTCAGCAATTCAATAAATTGGGATACCTTAAAGGCTTTCGAGTTTTTACGACCGAAGAGATGGCCGACATTCGTGGTTACTTCGATCAGCTTCTCGCCAAGGTGATCGCTGAAGGGGGTGACAGTTATTCGATCAGCACCGCCCATCGGAAGTATGGCCGCGTTTGGGATATTCTGACTCATGAGCGAATCACCTGTTTGGTAAATGATCTGCTAGGACCGAATGTGATTGGTTGGGGGTCCCACTTTTTCTGTAAAATGCCGCACGATGGCAAATCGGTCGCCTGGCACCAGGATGCCAGCTACTGGCCACTCACCCCCTCGAAAACGGCGACCGTCTGGTTGGCCATTGATGATGCCGATGTCGAAAATGCCTGCATGCAGTTCCTGCCCGGTTCACATCTGCACGGAGCCATTGACTATCGCGAAAGCGATCAGGAAGAAGGAAATATTCTTAACCAGACCGTAGAAGGAGTTGAAAAGTTTGGGAAACCGGTCAACGTGGAACTGAAAGCGGGAGAGATTTCGATCCATAGCGACATGCTATTGCACGGTTCCGAAGCAAACGAATCCGACCGACGCCGCTGCGGATTAACTCTCCGGTACTGCTCGGCCCACGTGCGAGCACATTTGAACTGGAATGATAAAGGGGTCTATGTTTGCGGTACCGATGATTCCGGTCACTGGGCTAACCAACCCCGCCCAGCCATCGACTAA
- a CDS encoding DUF3592 domain-containing protein has translation MSEEAKQMMADARNRFLVMYLGLFLLVGGTGGYLIFGSYIRSWSYEPVPGVITKSSLESCGMDGFAEEIRFSYQVDGKEYYQGRLREDFGKFCDKKQAIQELLDEYPVGSNVEAWYDPDQPSHAVIDRSMGQIQWVMGCVLIGFSVILLIAWLMQYSNLKRQAVSQDTT, from the coding sequence ATGTCCGAAGAAGCAAAACAAATGATGGCAGACGCCCGAAATCGTTTTCTGGTGATGTACCTCGGCCTCTTTTTGCTGGTTGGAGGGACAGGCGGCTATCTCATCTTCGGTTCGTATATTCGGAGTTGGAGTTACGAGCCAGTGCCTGGTGTCATTACCAAGTCCTCACTGGAATCCTGCGGGATGGATGGCTTCGCCGAGGAGATTCGGTTCTCCTATCAAGTGGATGGTAAAGAGTATTACCAAGGTCGCCTTCGAGAAGACTTTGGAAAGTTCTGTGATAAAAAACAAGCGATTCAGGAACTTCTTGACGAATACCCCGTCGGATCAAATGTGGAAGCATGGTATGACCCGGATCAACCTTCGCACGCAGTCATTGATCGGTCAATGGGTCAAATCCAATGGGTCATGGGCTGCGTATTGATCGGCTTTTCTGTCATCCTGCTAATTGCCTGGCTGATGCAGTATTCTAATCTGAAACGACAGGCGGTGTCACAGGACACAACATGA
- a CDS encoding DUF1444 family protein yields the protein MSDDDIPFTEPLVGELLITYAFDLPDTFQMVRRADLTEINVIPSELRKLAVENLRSRVGQGGYQGDPPVLRIVLGDNYDACALLYDDLWTMLGDKIPPNLIVGVPHRDVVLLTTTASTNGGLEQIRAMVNEFHATDDVHGLTRDLFVRRDGRWEVFEKAS from the coding sequence GTGAGCGACGACGACATACCGTTCACCGAACCTCTCGTCGGCGAACTCCTCATCACATATGCGTTCGATCTCCCCGACACTTTTCAAATGGTTCGCCGTGCGGATCTCACTGAAATAAACGTTATTCCTTCTGAATTACGTAAACTCGCAGTTGAAAATCTCAGGTCGCGCGTGGGCCAAGGCGGCTACCAGGGCGATCCACCTGTGCTGCGTATTGTCCTTGGCGACAATTACGATGCATGCGCCTTATTGTACGATGACTTATGGACAATGCTTGGAGATAAAATCCCACCCAACTTGATCGTCGGCGTTCCGCATCGCGATGTCGTTCTTCTCACGACGACCGCATCGACGAATGGCGGCCTTGAACAGATACGTGCGATGGTAAACGAATTCCATGCGACAGACGATGTCCACGGACTGACTCGCGATTTGTTCGTGCGGCGTGATGGTCGCTGGGAAGTGTTCGAAAAGGCGAGCTAA